A section of the Citrobacter farmeri genome encodes:
- the sra gene encoding stationary-phase-induced ribosome-associated protein, whose translation MKSNRQARHILGLDHKISNQRKVVTEGDKSSVVNNPTGRKRHADSKK comes from the coding sequence ATGAAATCGAACCGTCAGGCCCGTCATATTCTTGGACTGGACCATAAGATCTCCAATCAGCGCAAAGTGGTGACTGAAGGTGATAAATCCAGCGTGGTGAACAACCCTACCGGCAGAAAACGCCACGCAGACAGCAAAAAGTAA
- the osmC gene encoding peroxiredoxin OsmC, whose product MTIHKKGQAHWEGDIKRGKGTVSTESGVLNQQPYGFNTRFEGVKGTNPEELIGAAHAACFSMALSLMLGEAGFTPDAIDTTADVSLDKVDAGFAITKIALHSEVTVPGIDAGTFDGIIQKAKAGCPVSQVLKAEITLDYQLKS is encoded by the coding sequence ATGACAATCCATAAGAAAGGTCAGGCACACTGGGAAGGCGACATCAAGCGCGGAAAAGGCACGGTTTCGACGGAAAGCGGCGTACTGAACCAGCAGCCCTATGGCTTTAATACCCGCTTTGAAGGGGTGAAAGGCACTAACCCGGAAGAACTGATCGGTGCGGCGCATGCCGCCTGTTTCTCAATGGCGCTGTCGTTGATGCTCGGTGAAGCGGGCTTCACGCCGGATGCCATCGACACCACGGCAGACGTGTCGCTGGACAAAGTCGATGCCGGGTTTGCCATTACCAAAATTGCGCTGCACAGTGAAGTCACTGTCCCGGGAATCGACGCCGGGACTTTCGACGGCATCATCCAGAAAGCGAAGGCCGGTTGCCCGGTATCGCAGGTGCTGAAAGCTGAAATCACCCTTGATTATCAACTGAAATCGTAA
- a CDS encoding oligopeptide/dipeptide ABC transporter ATP-binding protein translates to MSETLLALQDVHVNFPAKKNWLGRVTERVHALNGMDLQIRRGETLGIVGESGCGKSTLAQLLMGMLKPNQGQYQQDSPSTEMQMVFQDPLSSLDPRLPVWRIITEPVWIQKRSSERERRMLAAALASQVGIRPEYLDRLPHAFSGGQRQRIAIARALSSEPDVIVLDEPTSALDISVQAQILNLLVALQTSRNLTYILISHNVSVVRHMSDRVAVMYLGQIVELGDTAQVLTTPAHPYTRLLLDSVPKTGAPLAEELMIRKTELPGNRVLPVGCFFRERCPLASSGCENRQALRRLEAGTDVRCWRA, encoded by the coding sequence ATGTCTGAAACATTACTGGCCTTACAGGATGTGCACGTTAATTTCCCGGCGAAGAAAAACTGGCTGGGACGGGTAACCGAACGCGTGCACGCGCTCAACGGGATGGATTTGCAGATCCGCCGGGGCGAAACGTTGGGGATCGTGGGTGAATCCGGCTGTGGTAAAAGCACGCTGGCGCAGTTACTTATGGGGATGCTGAAGCCCAACCAGGGACAATATCAGCAGGATTCACCGTCGACCGAGATGCAAATGGTGTTTCAGGATCCGCTCTCTTCGCTGGATCCGCGTCTGCCTGTCTGGCGGATTATCACCGAACCGGTCTGGATCCAGAAGCGTAGCAGTGAGCGGGAACGTCGGATGCTGGCCGCCGCGTTAGCCAGTCAGGTCGGGATCCGCCCGGAATATCTCGACCGTTTGCCACACGCCTTCTCCGGCGGACAGCGTCAACGTATCGCTATTGCCCGTGCGCTGTCGTCAGAACCGGATGTGATCGTGCTGGACGAACCGACGTCAGCGCTGGATATTTCCGTGCAGGCGCAGATTCTGAATCTGCTGGTTGCACTGCAAACCAGCCGCAATCTGACCTACATTTTGATCTCGCATAACGTCTCAGTGGTACGCCATATGAGCGACCGGGTCGCGGTGATGTACCTCGGACAGATCGTCGAACTCGGCGACACGGCGCAGGTGCTCACCACCCCGGCTCATCCTTACACTCGTCTGCTGCTGGATTCCGTACCGAAGACCGGCGCCCCGCTGGCCGAGGAACTGATGATTCGCAAAACGGAGTTGCCCGGTAATCGGGTTCTGCCGGTGGGGTGTTTCTTTCGCGAACGGTGTCCACTCGCCAGCAGCGGATGTGAGAACCGGCAGGCGCTGCGCAGACTTGAAGCCGGAACCGACGTACGCTGCTGGCGCGCCTGA
- a CDS encoding ABC transporter ATP-binding protein: MTQPVLEIDDLHLSFPGYKADVHALSHVSLCIHRGEIVGVVGESGSGKSVTAMLAMRLLPEGSYRIHQGHVSLLGEDVLNASEKQMRQWRGARVAMIFQEPMTALNPTRRIGQQMVEVIRHHQTVSRAQAREKAITLLEEMQIPDAAGVMTRFPFELSGGMRQRVMIALAFSCEPELIIADEPTTALDVTVQLQVLRLLKHKARASGTAVLFISHDMAVVSQLCDRLYVMYAGSVIESGPTDAVIHHPTHPYSIGLLKCAPEQGEPRQPLPAIPGTVPDLTRLPHGCAFRDRCFAAGPLCETIPTLSPLGAGDQHAACWYPHLESSHV, encoded by the coding sequence ATGACTCAGCCGGTGCTGGAAATAGACGATTTGCACTTAAGCTTTCCGGGATACAAAGCCGATGTTCATGCCCTGAGCCATGTGTCGCTGTGTATTCATCGCGGCGAGATTGTCGGCGTGGTGGGCGAATCGGGGTCCGGGAAATCGGTCACGGCGATGCTCGCTATGCGTCTGCTGCCGGAGGGTAGCTATCGCATCCATCAGGGGCACGTCTCATTACTGGGCGAAGATGTGCTGAACGCCAGTGAAAAGCAGATGCGCCAATGGCGCGGTGCCCGTGTGGCGATGATCTTCCAGGAGCCGATGACGGCCCTTAACCCGACGCGCCGCATCGGTCAGCAGATGGTAGAGGTGATTCGCCACCACCAGACGGTGAGTCGTGCGCAGGCTCGCGAAAAGGCGATTACCCTCCTGGAGGAGATGCAGATCCCCGACGCCGCCGGAGTGATGACCCGTTTTCCGTTTGAGCTCTCGGGTGGGATGCGTCAGCGGGTCATGATCGCCCTTGCCTTCTCCTGTGAACCGGAACTGATCATCGCCGATGAACCGACCACCGCGCTGGACGTCACCGTCCAGTTGCAGGTACTGCGGTTGCTCAAGCACAAAGCCCGCGCCAGCGGCACGGCTGTGCTGTTTATCAGTCATGACATGGCGGTGGTGTCGCAACTGTGCGACCGGCTGTACGTAATGTATGCCGGAAGCGTCATTGAAAGCGGCCCGACCGATGCCGTGATTCACCATCCGACCCATCCCTATTCGATTGGCCTGCTGAAATGCGCGCCGGAACAGGGTGAACCTCGCCAGCCGCTACCGGCGATCCCCGGCACCGTGCCGGATCTCACCCGTTTGCCGCATGGCTGCGCGTTTCGGGACCGCTGCTTTGCCGCTGGCCCGCTTTGCGAAACGATACCCACCCTGAGCCCACTCGGCGCTGGCGACCAGCACGCGGCCTGCTGGTACCCCCATCTGGAGAGTTCCCATGTCTGA
- the ddpC gene encoding D,D-dipeptide ABC transporter permease encodes MMLTEETPTPVRIARRHIDWARWFWLMKSSPLTVIGGVIIVLMLLMMVLSPWLTPYDPNAIDLSARLLPPTAAHWFGTDEVGRDLFSRVLVGSQQSIVAGLVVVGIAGGVGSLLGCLSGVMGGRADAIIMRMMDIMLSIPSLVLTMALAAALGPSLFNAMLAIAIVRIPFYVRLARGQTLVVRQFTYIQAARTYGASRWHLISWHILRNSLPPLIVQASLDIGSAILMAATLGFIGLGAQQPSAEWGAMVAIGRNYVLDQWWYCAFPGAAILITAVGFNLFGDGIRDLLDPKAGGKQ; translated from the coding sequence ATGATGTTAACCGAAGAGACCCCGACACCGGTTCGCATTGCGCGTCGACACATTGACTGGGCCAGGTGGTTCTGGCTGATGAAAAGCAGTCCGCTGACCGTAATTGGCGGGGTAATCATTGTCCTGATGCTGCTGATGATGGTCCTCTCGCCGTGGCTAACGCCTTACGATCCCAATGCCATTGATTTAAGCGCGCGACTGTTGCCGCCGACGGCAGCACACTGGTTTGGAACAGATGAGGTAGGACGGGATCTGTTCAGCCGCGTGCTGGTGGGCAGCCAGCAGTCGATTGTCGCCGGGCTGGTAGTGGTCGGAATTGCGGGCGGCGTCGGCTCGCTGCTCGGTTGCCTGTCCGGGGTGATGGGCGGTCGCGCTGACGCCATCATCATGCGGATGATGGATATCATGCTGTCGATCCCCTCACTGGTGCTGACGATGGCGCTGGCGGCAGCTCTGGGTCCGAGTCTGTTTAACGCAATGCTGGCGATTGCCATCGTGCGTATTCCCTTTTATGTACGACTGGCGCGCGGACAAACGCTGGTTGTGCGCCAGTTTACCTACATCCAGGCCGCTCGCACGTACGGCGCTTCCCGTTGGCATTTGATCAGTTGGCATATCTTGCGTAACTCACTGCCGCCGCTGATTGTGCAGGCGTCGCTGGATATCGGCAGCGCCATCCTGATGGCCGCCACGTTGGGTTTTATCGGGCTTGGTGCCCAGCAACCGAGTGCGGAATGGGGAGCGATGGTGGCAATTGGCCGCAACTATGTTCTCGATCAGTGGTGGTATTGCGCCTTTCCCGGTGCCGCCATTCTGATCACTGCCGTCGGTTTTAACCTGTTCGGTGATGGGATCCGCGATCTGCTGGATCCAAAAGCAGGAGGAAAACAGTGA
- a CDS encoding ABC transporter permease: MTFWSILRQRCWGLILVVAGVCVITFIISHLIPGDPARLLAGDRASEEIVENIRQQLGLNQPLYVQFARYVSDVFQGDLGISIRTGRPVMEELRVFFPATLELAFCSLLLALVIGIPLGILSAVWRNRWLDHLVRLMAITGISTPAFWLGLGVIVLFYGHLQILPGGGRLDDWLDPPTHVTGFYLIDALLEGNGEVFLNALQHLILPSLTLAFVHLGIVARQIRSAMLEQLSEDYIRTAKASGLPGWYIVLCYALPNALIPSITVLGLALGDLLYGAVLTETVFAWPGMGAWVVTSIQALDFPAVMGFAVVVSFAYVLVNLVVDLLYLWVDPRIGRGGAE; this comes from the coding sequence ATGACTTTCTGGAGCATTTTGCGCCAGCGCTGCTGGGGACTTATCCTTGTGGTGGCCGGCGTTTGCGTCATCACTTTTATTATTTCGCACCTGATACCAGGCGATCCGGCGCGCCTGTTAGCGGGCGATCGGGCCAGCGAAGAGATTGTCGAGAACATTCGCCAACAGCTTGGGCTGAATCAACCGCTGTACGTGCAGTTTGCGCGCTACGTAAGCGATGTCTTTCAGGGAGACTTAGGCATTTCGATTCGCACCGGGCGTCCGGTGATGGAAGAACTGCGCGTCTTTTTCCCGGCGACGCTGGAGTTGGCTTTTTGCTCGCTGCTGCTGGCGCTGGTCATCGGTATTCCTTTGGGCATCCTCTCCGCCGTCTGGCGCAATCGCTGGCTGGACCACCTGGTACGCCTGATGGCGATCACCGGTATTTCGACGCCCGCCTTCTGGTTGGGCCTGGGCGTCATCGTGCTGTTTTACGGTCATCTGCAAATTTTACCGGGTGGCGGACGACTGGACGACTGGCTGGATCCGCCAACGCATGTGACCGGGTTTTATCTGATCGATGCCCTGCTGGAAGGCAACGGCGAGGTCTTTTTAAATGCTCTACAACATCTGATTTTACCGTCGCTGACGCTGGCGTTTGTTCACCTGGGGATTGTGGCGCGGCAAATCCGCTCTGCGATGCTGGAACAATTGAGTGAAGATTATATCCGCACGGCCAAAGCCAGCGGTCTTCCCGGCTGGTACATCGTGCTGTGTTACGCCCTGCCTAACGCGCTGATCCCGTCGATCACAGTACTCGGTCTTGCGCTGGGCGATCTGCTGTATGGCGCAGTATTGACCGAAACCGTCTTTGCCTGGCCCGGTATGGGCGCCTGGGTGGTGACGTCGATTCAGGCGCTTGATTTCCCGGCCGTGATGGGCTTTGCCGTAGTGGTCTCTTTTGCTTATGTACTGGTCAACCTGGTGGTCGATCTACTCTATCTGTGGGTGGACCCACGTATCGGACGCGGAGGTGCTGAATGA
- a CDS encoding ABC transporter substrate-binding protein, which translates to MKLTLLFRPALIAVALAITLPAAQAAVPKDMLVIGKAADPQTLDPAVTIDNNDWTVTYPSYQRLVKYKTEGDKGSTEVEGDLASGWKASDDQKEWTFTLNDRAKFADGSAVTAEAVKQSFERLLKISQGPAEAFPKDLKVEAVDAHTVKFTLSQPFAPFLYTLANDGASIINPAVLKAHAADDARGFLAQNTAGSGPFMLKSWQKGQQLVLVPNPHYAGPKPNFKRVSVKIIGESASRRLQLSRGDIDIADALPVDQLSALKQEGKVAVADYPSLRVTYLYLNNSKAPLNQAELRRAISWSTDYQGMVKGILSGNGKQMRGPIPEGMWGYDASALQYHFDEAKAKAEWEKVASKPTSLSFLYSDNDPNWEPIALATQASLSKLGITVKLEKLANATMRDRVGKGDYDIAIGNWSPDFADPYMFMNYWFESDKKGLPGNRSFYENAGVDKLLRSALSTTDQAARTRDYQQAQKIVIDEAAYVYLFQKNYQLAMNKEVKGFVFNPMLEQVFNIGTMSK; encoded by the coding sequence ATGAAATTAACTTTGTTGTTTCGCCCCGCGTTGATTGCTGTTGCCCTGGCGATAACTCTGCCTGCGGCACAGGCTGCCGTCCCGAAAGACATGCTGGTGATCGGCAAAGCCGCCGACCCGCAAACCCTTGACCCGGCGGTCACCATCGATAATAACGACTGGACGGTCACTTATCCGTCCTATCAGCGGCTGGTGAAGTACAAAACCGAGGGCGACAAAGGCTCCACTGAAGTGGAAGGCGATCTGGCAAGCGGCTGGAAAGCGTCTGATGACCAGAAAGAGTGGACCTTCACGCTTAACGATCGGGCCAAATTTGCCGACGGCTCCGCCGTAACTGCCGAGGCGGTGAAGCAGTCCTTCGAACGCCTGCTGAAAATCAGCCAGGGCCCCGCGGAAGCGTTTCCCAAGGATCTCAAAGTGGAAGCCGTTGATGCACACACGGTAAAATTTACGCTCAGCCAACCGTTCGCCCCGTTCCTTTATACGCTGGCGAATGACGGCGCATCGATCATCAACCCTGCCGTGCTGAAAGCGCATGCGGCGGATGACGCGCGCGGTTTTCTGGCGCAAAACACCGCAGGATCCGGCCCGTTTATGCTGAAAAGCTGGCAGAAAGGTCAACAGCTGGTGCTGGTTCCGAACCCGCATTACGCTGGTCCAAAACCGAACTTTAAACGCGTGTCGGTGAAAATTATTGGTGAGAGCGCGTCACGTCGTTTGCAGCTATCGCGTGGCGATATCGACATCGCTGACGCCCTGCCAGTGGATCAGCTCAGCGCGTTAAAACAGGAAGGCAAGGTGGCTGTGGCGGACTATCCGTCGCTGCGCGTGACCTATCTCTATCTGAACAACAGCAAAGCGCCGCTGAATCAGGCGGAACTGCGTCGGGCTATCTCATGGTCAACCGACTATCAGGGCATGGTAAAAGGGATCCTCAGCGGTAACGGCAAACAGATGCGCGGGCCGATCCCGGAAGGCATGTGGGGTTACGACGCCTCTGCGCTGCAATACCATTTTGATGAAGCCAAAGCGAAAGCCGAATGGGAGAAAGTTGCCAGCAAACCCACCAGCCTGAGCTTCCTCTATTCCGATAACGATCCAAACTGGGAGCCGATTGCCCTCGCCACCCAGGCCAGCCTCAGCAAACTGGGTATTACCGTAAAGCTGGAAAAACTGGCGAATGCCACCATGCGCGATCGCGTGGGTAAAGGCGATTACGACATCGCTATCGGCAACTGGAGTCCTGACTTCGCTGACCCCTATATGTTCATGAACTACTGGTTCGAGTCGGACAAGAAAGGCCTGCCCGGTAACCGCTCGTTCTATGAGAACGCCGGGGTCGACAAGTTATTACGCAGTGCATTGAGCACCACCGATCAGGCGGCCAGAACCAGAGACTACCAGCAGGCGCAGAAAATCGTCATTGATGAGGCCGCCTACGTCTACCTGTTCCAGAAGAACTACCAGTTGGCGATGAACAAAGAGGTCAAAGGCTTCGTGTTCAATCCGATGCTCGAGCAGGTCTTTAATATCGGCACCATGAGCAAATAA
- the ddpX gene encoding D-alanyl-D-alanine dipeptidase gives MSETPQLVDLSVTFPTLDIDLKYATADNLTGAPIYRESRCLLHQDAVTALAKSISIAQLAGLSLVVYDAYRPQQAQSILWDACPDPQYVVDVAIGSNHSRGTAIDVTLKDASGRILDMGAGFDEMHDRSHAYHPSVSATAQRNRLLLNAIMFGGGFVGISSEWWHFELPAASRYPLLEDCIACFPVTTTTTHTSF, from the coding sequence ATGTCTGAAACTCCACAACTGGTCGATCTGTCGGTGACTTTTCCGACGCTGGATATCGACCTGAAATACGCGACCGCCGATAACCTGACCGGCGCGCCAATTTATCGCGAATCGCGCTGCCTGCTGCATCAGGATGCCGTCACCGCGCTGGCGAAAAGCATCAGTATCGCGCAACTGGCGGGCCTTTCTCTGGTGGTTTATGACGCCTATCGCCCGCAGCAGGCGCAGTCGATCCTGTGGGATGCCTGCCCCGATCCGCAGTACGTGGTTGATGTCGCCATCGGCTCTAACCACAGTCGCGGGACGGCCATCGATGTCACCCTGAAAGACGCGAGCGGCAGGATCCTGGATATGGGCGCGGGTTTTGATGAGATGCACGACCGTTCACACGCTTATCACCCTTCTGTTTCTGCCACGGCACAGCGTAACCGGCTGTTACTCAACGCCATTATGTTTGGCGGTGGCTTCGTTGGCATCAGCAGCGAGTGGTGGCATTTTGAGTTGCCTGCCGCGAGCCGCTATCCGCTACTGGAAGACTGCATTGCCTGCTTTCCCGTGACTACCACAACAACACACACATCCTTTTGA
- a CDS encoding MurR/RpiR family transcriptional regulator: MTTKPELLTRIEQTFSLHTPSEKRVASWLLTHVAQIPFETADSIGKATGTSGITVGRYLRKIGYRNLEDAKASLRELPGTSYQPWGMNERLDSWQQQQQLPDRARQSLTLEIDAIAHVYQLAQGETFQRITRQLAQAEAVFVLGIQSTRGIANAFFSHLEYLRPRVNYSEGLSGSWVESLNSGFEKPYVVLTDTRAYSAIARQYCRVASERQIPLALVTDIWCPWARDYAIDLLQVKTDTGHFWDSLAPVSCLFNLLLSGVAEQLGDSLTGRLQTNRQLQQEFGQFEQ; encoded by the coding sequence ATGACAACAAAACCTGAGTTACTGACCCGAATTGAACAGACTTTCAGCCTGCATACGCCAAGCGAAAAACGCGTTGCCAGTTGGCTGTTAACCCATGTGGCGCAGATCCCGTTTGAAACCGCCGACAGCATTGGTAAAGCAACGGGCACCAGCGGGATTACCGTCGGACGCTACCTGCGCAAAATCGGCTACCGCAATCTGGAAGATGCCAAAGCCAGCCTGCGGGAATTGCCTGGCACCTCCTATCAGCCCTGGGGAATGAACGAGCGTCTGGACTCCTGGCAACAGCAGCAGCAGTTGCCAGACCGCGCGCGTCAGTCGCTGACGCTGGAGATCGATGCGATCGCTCATGTCTATCAACTGGCGCAAGGTGAAACTTTTCAGCGCATTACCCGACAACTGGCGCAGGCGGAGGCCGTGTTTGTGCTGGGGATCCAGTCGACGCGGGGGATCGCAAATGCCTTTTTCAGTCACCTTGAATATCTGCGCCCCCGGGTGAACTACTCCGAAGGGCTCTCGGGTAGTTGGGTGGAATCCCTCAATTCCGGGTTTGAGAAACCGTATGTGGTGCTGACCGATACCCGCGCCTACTCCGCCATTGCCCGGCAATACTGTCGCGTGGCCAGCGAGCGGCAGATACCGCTGGCGCTGGTAACCGATATCTGGTGCCCCTGGGCACGGGACTACGCCATCGATTTACTGCAGGTGAAAACCGACACCGGACACTTCTGGGATTCGCTGGCTCCCGTGAGTTGTCTGTTCAACCTGCTGCTTTCCGGCGTGGCGGAACAACTGGGCGACTCTCTTACCGGGCGGCTTCAGACCAACCGCCAGTTACAACAAGAATTTGGTCAGTTCGAACAATAA
- the hdeB gene encoding acid-activated periplasmic chaperone HdeB yields MNKFSLSTAGILVAALLTSVSVNAATTDAKTDVTPKSMSCQEFIDLNPQTMAPVAFWVLNEDEDFKGGDYVTFDETVTTAVPLTVEICKKHPQSELTKIKDEIKKELSK; encoded by the coding sequence ATGAACAAATTCTCCCTTTCTACAGCAGGTATTTTAGTCGCAGCGCTGTTGACCAGTGTCAGCGTAAATGCAGCCACTACTGACGCGAAGACCGACGTCACCCCCAAAAGCATGAGCTGCCAGGAGTTCATCGATCTGAACCCGCAGACTATGGCGCCGGTTGCCTTCTGGGTATTAAACGAAGATGAAGACTTTAAAGGCGGGGACTACGTCACTTTCGATGAAACGGTGACAACTGCGGTTCCTTTAACGGTTGAAATCTGTAAAAAACATCCGCAAAGTGAGCTGACTAAAATTAAAGATGAAATCAAAAAAGAATTAAGCAAATAA
- a CDS encoding methyl-accepting chemotaxis protein, whose protein sequence is MVWYPSRISTRLTLGGIALLAVTTLVIVVIMLWRGQPRVVEINTALIEETGHGLTRQLSSVLSRIEGETVSLSRLAEVLPNDEALYRAVVPRLLGEKNNSIITGGGIWPEPDAFTPGVARRSFFWSRNTDDKLVFSDEYNAPGGNGYHSESWYQGAKGHSQENCVWSDVYQDAISGINMVTCSIPYQLAGKFAGVATTDIRLDNVASFMQQQGGRTGGYAFVVDKQGQILYFPQNDRDHYKTVGDLVKASAWLNPVAQRLQQLRTATTEVSSIALENDGILNAPSRVMLFPMADTGWVVGLVTPQERIVGLAKVMMRDVLEVLIPVMTLLLVGSWLVVRRLIARLDDTRRALDDIAQGEGDLTRRLEVRGKDEISAIAQAFNLFVDKISAILLTVRSSSEVVANNAVSLADSNTELSSRVTQQAAALEESAAAMEQLNATVHQNASNTQLADELSESTAQTANRCGDVMHGVISTMDNVSASSGRMVEIVSVIDSIAFQTNILALNAAVEAARAGDAGRGFAVVASEVRTLAQRSATAAQEIKALIDESVSHVDNSSQQIHHAGDRLQELVGHVRQVRQLMGEIRVAGEEQRKGVAEVTLAVTEMDSTVQQNASLIDDAAARTQVLKAEAEELALQVSSFKLP, encoded by the coding sequence ATGGTCTGGTATCCGTCACGTATTTCGACTCGTTTGACACTCGGGGGGATCGCGTTACTTGCCGTAACGACGTTAGTGATTGTTGTTATTATGCTTTGGCGCGGGCAACCTCGCGTCGTTGAAATCAACACGGCGTTAATTGAGGAGACCGGGCATGGCCTGACGCGTCAACTCAGCAGCGTCCTGTCTCGTATTGAGGGAGAAACCGTTAGTCTGTCGCGTCTGGCCGAAGTCCTGCCAAATGATGAAGCGCTGTACCGCGCGGTTGTGCCGCGTTTACTGGGTGAAAAAAATAATTCAATCATCACCGGCGGTGGGATCTGGCCTGAGCCGGATGCGTTCACCCCCGGCGTTGCGCGACGCAGCTTTTTCTGGTCACGCAATACCGACGATAAACTGGTGTTTTCGGACGAATATAACGCCCCTGGCGGCAACGGTTATCACAGCGAAAGCTGGTATCAGGGAGCGAAAGGCCATTCGCAGGAAAACTGCGTCTGGTCTGATGTTTATCAGGATGCCATTTCCGGAATCAACATGGTGACCTGCAGCATTCCGTATCAGCTGGCGGGCAAATTCGCTGGCGTAGCCACGACAGATATTCGACTCGATAACGTTGCCAGTTTTATGCAGCAGCAGGGCGGACGCACCGGTGGATATGCCTTTGTGGTCGATAAACAGGGACAAATTCTCTATTTTCCGCAAAACGATCGGGATCATTACAAAACCGTTGGCGATCTGGTGAAGGCTTCCGCGTGGCTGAATCCGGTCGCTCAGCGTTTGCAGCAACTGCGCACCGCAACGACCGAAGTCTCCTCCATTGCGCTGGAAAACGACGGCATTCTGAACGCGCCCTCTCGTGTGATGTTGTTTCCGATGGCCGATACAGGTTGGGTTGTGGGACTGGTGACGCCGCAAGAGCGTATCGTCGGGCTGGCGAAAGTGATGATGCGCGATGTTCTTGAAGTACTGATCCCTGTGATGACGCTGTTGCTGGTGGGGTCCTGGCTGGTGGTTCGCCGGCTGATTGCTCGTCTGGACGACACGCGGCGGGCGCTGGACGATATTGCACAGGGAGAAGGCGATCTGACCCGTCGCTTAGAGGTAAGAGGTAAAGACGAGATCTCAGCGATTGCACAGGCGTTTAACCTTTTCGTGGATAAAATTTCCGCCATCCTGCTTACGGTGCGCAGCAGCAGTGAGGTGGTGGCGAACAACGCCGTCAGCCTTGCCGACAGCAATACTGAATTGTCATCACGCGTCACTCAGCAGGCGGCAGCGCTGGAAGAGAGTGCGGCCGCGATGGAACAACTTAATGCGACCGTACATCAAAATGCCAGTAATACCCAACTGGCCGATGAGCTTTCAGAAAGCACGGCGCAAACGGCCAACCGCTGCGGCGATGTCATGCATGGGGTGATTTCGACCATGGATAACGTTAGTGCGTCTTCGGGGCGAATGGTTGAGATCGTATCCGTGATTGACAGCATTGCCTTCCAGACGAACATCCTGGCGCTCAATGCCGCCGTGGAAGCGGCTCGCGCCGGGGATGCCGGGCGAGGATTTGCGGTAGTGGCATCGGAAGTCAGAACGCTGGCGCAGCGCAGCGCAACCGCCGCCCAGGAAATCAAAGCGCTCATTGATGAGTCGGTGTCCCATGTTGATAACAGCAGTCAGCAAATTCATCATGCCGGCGATCGTTTGCAGGAACTGGTGGGACATGTTCGTCAGGTGCGTCAGTTAATGGGGGAAATTCGCGTCGCGGGTGAAGAGCAGCGCAAAGGCGTGGCCGAAGTGACGCTCGCCGTCACGGAAATGGACAGCACGGTTCAGCAGAACGCTTCGCTGATTGATGATGCGGCGGCGCGCACGCAGGTTCTGAAAGCTGAAGCAGAAGAACTGGCCTTGCAGGTATCGTCGTTTAAATTGCCGTAA